From the genome of Oscillospiraceae bacterium:
TCATCTGCTGGTGGTAAAAGACGAAAAGGTACTTGCCGCCCTGATGCAGATGCAGATGGCTACTCAAAAAGATGGATACTCTACCTATACGTATTCTTATGCCTTTGATACAGACGGTACCGACACGCAGAAAATCGCCCTATCAAAAACGGTAAATCAGGCTTTGCGCAGCCTTTCAAACTCACAGAACGGGTCTGACAATGATTCTCATGCTTTTTCTGTCGTAGAAAGTCGGCAGTCATCGGCAAACGATATTCAGAATATAGTTGGCTCTCTCCTGTTCTTAGGCATGTTCCTCTCGCTTCTGTTTGTCATGGCCACGGTACTCATCATCTATTACAAGCAGATTTCAGAAGGCTACGACGACACAGAGCGGTTCAATATCATGCAGAAAGTGGGCATGAGCCGTGCAGAAGTACGCAAATCCATTCACAGCCAGGTGTTGTTGGTATTCTTCCTGCCGCTCATTGTCGCGTGCGTGCACATGCTGGTGGTATTCCCTTACCTGACAAAGCTGCTGAAACTTTTCCAGCTGACCAACGTTCCGCTGTTTGCAGCGTGCGCGGCAGGTACGGCAGCCGTCTTTGCGGCAGTGTATGTAGTTGTCTATGCCATTACTACTCGCACGTATTATCACATTGTTTCCCCTGCCAAATCATAAGATTACAAGAATTCCACAAGATAAATACGATAGCAAAGGGAAGGTCCCTGCTGCAAGTTTGCAGCAGGGACCTTCCCTTTTGTATTCAATGTTTTTCAGCTGTGCGGCGGCCTTCTGTTTTTTTGGTATTTTTTTGATAAAGCAAAAGCAGACCTTTCAGCATCAGCATATTGTCCAGATGTATTTTATGCTGGCACTGTGCCACAATAATCGGCGCAACGCCGCCTGTTGCCACGACACAGGCTTTCATGCCAATCTCGTCTTCAGCGCGGTCAATCAGGCCGTCAATCATAGCAGCATGGCCATACACTGCGCCGGAGCGCATACAATCCTTTGTGTTGTTGCCAATTAGCTTTGGTGGAGCCTCCAGGTCAATATGGGCAAGCTGGCTCGCATGGTTTGCAAGCGCATTCATGGAGATGACCGGCCCCGGAATAATCATGCCACCAATATAGTTTCCCTTTTTGTCAATGACCGAAAGTGTAGTGGCTGTGCCCATATCAAAAACCAAAATTGGCTTAGGGTACTTTGCACTGGCCGCCACAGCGTCCACCACCAAATCCGCGCCCAAAGTTGCTGGGTTTTCCATAAGGATATTGAGCCCGGTTTTTAGCCCTGAGCTGACGATCAACGCTGTTTTTCCAGTGACTAGGCATATTGCCTGCTGCAGCGGCAGCGAAAGCTGCGGCACAACCGAGGAAATAATGGCGCCCTCTATCGCGTGCCGGTCGATATTGTGCAGGGAAAACAGATTTCGTATCATCAGGGCATATTCATCACTGGTCTTTTTTGCATCCGTCGAAAGCCGGGCCGTAAAATAAGTGTTTTGGCTGTCTAAGCAGCCCAACACGATGTTTGTGTTGCCAACATCAACTGCTAAAATCATGCAGAAATCCGCCTTCCTTTTGGGAAACGGCGCACCTGCAGAATGCCTCTGCTGTGCGCCGCTCTGTTGCTTTTTCATTACATAAAAGAATTATAAAAAAGTGTTTTAGCCTTTTCCGTGCACGGGTGCTCGCCGGCCAAGCATCTCTGGCTGCGCAAACCGCAGCAGCACCTTGCCGATTGCAGAAACCAAAATGCCCGCCGCCACGGCCTCGATAACACCGTTAAAACTGACAACGCCCATGATGATGCCTGGCACTGCCTGCGGCGCAATTCCCTTTGCTGCCGCGTAAGCGTCGCAGAAGAAAAAGTAGATGAGACCCATGACAAACACTGTATTTGTCAGCGCACCAACTACGCCGCTGACTGCCAAAGACGCCACATGATGGTCGCGGCCCTTGAGCAGCTTTTCCATGCCTTGAAACACATAATAAGGGAAAATACCCACTAAAATGCGCGGCAAAAAGCAAATGAGCAGCGCAAGCGGTGTGCCATGCGTGGTGCCCGGCAGTGGAATAAACGGCGAAAAGGTAAACGATGTAAGCGCCGGCATCATGGTATTGTTAACTAAACTGGTCAGACCAAAGAGGGCGCCCAATGCCGCACCATACTGCGGCCCGAGCAGCACCGACCCCAAAATAACCGGGATGTGGATAATGGTCAATTTAATGAAAGGCAGCGGGATAAACCCCAGCGGGGTAAACCCCATAATCAGTGTAATGGCAGCAAACAGCGCCATTAAGACAAATTTGTAGTACTTCGCGTTCTTTTTCATTTTTATAACCCCCTGCTGCCGCTCTTATCCCCGATAAGATGCAGCGCATTATTTTAAACAGGTATCATTATAACAGAAAACTCACTAAAATCAAGCCCTTTTCTTCCTATTTGTCACAATATTTGTTACAAAAATCACAAGTAGGCAGTTGCATTTCTGTACCATCTTCTTGTATAATAACAAAAGTATTAGAAAACCTTTTAAATCATCAATTTTTAACCGGGAAAGAAGATTGTACAGAATGCTTTTACAGAATAAGACCATTCTGCTGGGCGTTACCGGCAGTATTGCCGCCTATAAAGCAGCCGCCCTTGCCAGCCGCCTGACACAGCAGGGCGCCGCTGTGCATACCCTGCTGACCAAAAACGGCGCTCAGTTTGTCGGGCCAGTCACCTTTGAGGGCGTCACCGGTCAAAAGTGTGTGGTAGATACCTTTGACCGCACCTTTCAGTACAGCGTAGAGCATATTGCGCTGGCAAAACAGGCCGACCTGGTTTTGATTGCGCCCGCCACAGCCAACGTCATTGCCAAGCTGGCAAACGGTCTTGCCGACGATATGCTGACAACAACCGTGCTGGCATGCCGTTGCCCGAAAATGATTGCCCCGGCCATGAACACCGGCATGTACGAAAACCCCGTCACGCAGGACAACCTGAAAAAGCTGCAGCACTATGGATGGAAAATCATTGCGCCCGCCTGCGGGCGGCTTGCCTGCGGCGACGTGGGCGCCGGTAAGTTTCCGGAGCCGGCCGACATTCTGCAGGACGTGCTGCAGGTGCTCGCCGAGGAAAAAGACATGGCCGGCCTGCATGTACTGGTAACCGCCGGTCCTACACAGGAAGCGCTGGACCCTGTGCGCTACCTGACTAATCACTCTACCGGAAAGATGGGCTATGAATTGGCGCGCAGCGCCGCCCGCCGCGGCGCCGATGTCACACTGGTGAGCGGCCCGACCTCCCTTGCGGCGCCAACAGGTGTCCGTTTGGTTCCAGTATGTTCTGCACAGGAAATGTTCAGCGCCGTGACGGCTGCCGCACCGCAGCAGGACCTGCTCGCCTTTGCCGCCGCAGTTGCGGATTACCGCCCTCAAAAAACAGCCACCGACAAAATCAAAAAAGGCACAGGCGTTCTTACCTCCCTGCCGCTGACCGCAACGCCGGATATTCTGCAGTATATTGGTGAGCATCGCCGCCCCGGTCAGCTTTTGTGCGGATTTTCCATGGAAACGCGTGATTTGGTGGAAAACTCCCGCAAAAAGCTTGTCAAAAAACACGCAGATATGATTGCCGCAAATAATTTAAAAGTAAAAGGCGCTGGTTTTGGCACCAGCACCAATGTAATGACGCTGATTACAACAGACCATACCGAAGAACTGCCGCTTTTAAGCAAATATGAAACCGCCGGCAGGATTTGGTCTACGCTGCTGCAAATGCGACGCACATAAATTCTGTATTTTCGTATACACTACTGTCATACCCAATATAAAAGAGGTGTATGACATGACAGAACTGCAATGCTCCGTAAAAGACTGTATGAACAACAGCCAAAGCTGCTGCTGCCGGCCGGATATTATGGTCAGCGGCAAATGCGCCTGCGGCTGCGAGCAGACCAGCTGCGCCGACTTCCGGAAAAAAGGCAGCGCCAGTGCACAGAACAGCTGTGGCTGCTCTCAGCCTGACCCGCAGATGCATGTCCGCTGTGAGGCGGAAAAGTGTATCTACAATGAGCAGGGCGACTGCACAGCAACCGATATCCAGGTGAGCAGCACAAGCCCGCAGACTTCCGGAAAATCCGAAACTGAGTGTGCGACCTTTAAAATGAAATAAGTTTCCGCATAAAAAGCTGCCCTGCCCTGTGCCGCCGCACAGGCAGGACAGCTTTTTTATTGTTTTTCACCCATGCACTTTTATGCATGCAGCTGCGAAAGGACTTCTCCTACTGATGCATGTACTACCAAATTGGCTGCGTCGTCTGCAGCAGTCTTGGATTTGTTAATCAGCACCAGACGATCGCCGCGATAGTAGCGAATCAATCCCGCAGCAGGATAGACAACCAGTGAAGTGCCGGCAACAATCAGCATATCTGCCTGCAAAATGGCCTGCACAGCACCCTCCACAACATCTTCGTTTAAAGATTCTTCATACAGCACTACATCGGGTTTGATAATGCCGCCGCAAGAACAGCGCGGGATACCGGTGCTGTTCTGTATGGTTTCCATCGGATAAAACTTGTGGCAGCGCTGGCAGTAATTACGCAGCACACTGCCATGCAGCTCATATACCTGTTTGCTGCCAGCTGCCTGATGCAGTCCGTCAATATTTTGGGTGACAATGGCAGTAAGCTTTCCGGTCTGCTCCAGCTCAGCCAGCTTTTTATGCGCGGCGTTTGGCTTTGCATTCGGATAAAGCATTTTATCTCGGTAAAAATTAAAGAATTCTTCGGTATGCTCTTCGTAAAAAGTATGACTCAGCATGGTTTCCGGCGGATAACGGTATTTTTGATGATACAGTCCGTCCGTACTGCGGAAATCTGGAATGCCGCTTTCCGTGGAAACGCCCGCTCCACCGAAAAAGACAACCCGGCTGCTTTGGTCCAGCAAATTCTGCAGTGCCTTGATCTGGTCCATTCCAATTCCCTTCTTTCAATTTTTTATATAGTACCGCTTTTTAGCGATTCAGGCAAGTAAAATGACGATTTCTGTCTCGCCATTTTCCATAATCTGCACCCCCTCCAGGAAGTCTTTGGAGATTTTTCCCGCAAAAAAGCTCTTTGCAGCGGCAGCCTGCGTATAGAAAAATCTACAATATTTTTTTAATTTCGTTGACAACAGGGCGTTTTTGAAATATAGTATGAAAAGTAATAAAAATCATACTTTTCATACTTATAAAACTAGTTGGAGGGATTTTGATGAAAGCAAGACCTCGTAAGGGCAAACTTGCCGCTACCGTAAAAGTTGGCGAAAAAGGACAAATTGTCATTCCCAAAGCAATGCGTGACTTGCTGCAGATTGAGCCGGGGGACACCCTGCTGGTGCTGGCCGACAAAAAGCGCGGCATGGCCATCAGTAATGACACCATTGTTTTCGATCGCTTTACAGACATTTTGAGCAATGACAAGGAGGCAAGTGATGAGTGAAACAGTCCTGCGTGTCACCGGCCTGTGCAAGCGTTACCCACACTTTTCGCTGGACCACGTTTCGTTTTCTCTTCCTGTCGGAAGTATCAGCGGCTTTATCGGCCGAAACGGCGCCGGAAAATCAACTACTCTGAAATCTCTGCTCAATCTGGTGCATCCCGAGGCAGGCAGTATTCAGTTCTTCGGAAAGGACTTTAGCGCCAACGAGCTGGAAATCAAGCAGCAAATCAGCTTTGTTTCCGGCGGCATCAGCTACTATCCCCGCAAAAAGCTGAAAACGATTACCGCGGTCAACCGCCGCTTTTACAAGAATTGGGACGAGGCGGCCTATCAGCACTGTCTGCAGGCGTTTTCTCTGCTAGAAGACAAAACACCTGCTGAACTTTCAGAAGGCATGAAAGTAAAATATGCGCTGACGCTGGCGCTTTCTCACCACGCGCAGCTGCTGATTCTGGACGAACCCACCAGCGGGCTGGACCCGGTTTCGCGTGAAGACCTACTTGAGCTGTTTTTACAGCTTGCGCGGCAGGAACATGTCACTATTTTGTTTTCGACTCATATTACTTCTGACCTAGACAAATGTGCCGACAACATTATTTACATACGAAACGGAAAAATTATAGAAAATGGCCCTATGGATACTTTTTTAAAGGCATATCAGCAAGTCACCACTTCCGAAAAACCAGCGGCAGGGGTTGTCATCGGTGCGCGCGAAAACCGCTCTGGCTGGACCGGCCTGATTCGGCGTGGCAGCGCAGTGCCGGCCGGCGCCACTGTATCGGACGCCGACCTGGAAGCAATTATGGTTCATCTGGAAAAGGAGAGCTGAATCTATGCGAAATTTACTCCGGAAAGAATGGAAACTTGCCATGCACCCCACTGCCATTCTTTTTCTGGTACTGTCCTTCTTGCTGCTCATTCCAAACTACCCGTATTATGTCACCTTCTTCTATACCTGCCTCGGCATTTTCTTTATCTGCCTGAGCGGGCGCGAGAATCAAGACCTGCTTTACACCATGCTGTTGCCTGTACGCAAGCGGGATATTGTGCGCAGCCGTATTCTGACAGCAGTTACCCTAGAGCTGCTGCAGGCCGTGATTGCAGTGCCAGCGGCGATTTTGCGCAACCGAATGCCTATGAACAACGAAGTCGGCATGGATGCCAATATCGCGCTGTTTGCTTTCTCCTTTATCCTGATGGGGCTGTTCAATCTCTTTTTCTTTACCCGCTACTACCGCACGCCGGACAAAATAGGCCGCCACTTTGCTTTAGCCAGTGGAGTGGTGTTTGTTTATATCACCGCCGCAGAAACGCTGACACATATTGTTCCCTTTTTCCGCGATGAGCTGGATACCAAAGACCCGCAGTTTCTGCCACAGAAGCTCCTAGTCCTGCTGATTGGCATCGTCGCCTATGCGTTGCTGACCTTTGCCGCCTGCCGCAAGTCGGAACGCTCTTTTGAAAAACTGGACCTCACAATTTGAAATGTAAATAAAGCAAGCCGCTGTGAACAAACAATTTTCTGTTCACAGCGGCTGTTTTGATATGTTTTCCTGTTTTGCTGCCTTTATAGGCAATCTTGTGAAGTTGTATAAAATTTAAATTTTTACAGAAAAAATAATTGACAAATATTCCTTCCTCCTGTATACTTAACGAAAAAGGTACAGTATGAAAAAGCAGAAGGGGTGACCGCCATGCTGGTAACCAGAGAAATGGACTATGCCGTACGCACTCTACGGGCACTTTTCCGCAGTGAACGGCTTTCTGCAAAACAAATTGCTGCCCGTGAGCACATGCAGCCCTCTATTACATACAAAACACTGCACAGGCTTACAAAAGCTGGGCTGGTAAAAAGCTACCGTGGCAGCGACGGCGGCTACAGCCTGTGTGACAGCAGTGAAAAGCTGACTTTGTACGATGTATTCCGCGCTCTACAGGAGGACTTATTCCTTACTCCCTGCCTGCAGCCGGGCGATACCTGTGAAAACAACACCAACGGCAGCTGCCGGGTTCACCGGGAGTATCAGCGCATTCAGCATCTGATAATAGAAGAACTGCAGCAAAAGCCCCTGCGGGAGCTGCTGCAGGAATGACGTTTCTGCAAACAATTCTGTATTTCTATCATTAAAACATAAAGGAGGCATTTTGATGTTTTATCAGACAACAGAAGCACAGGAGGGCCTGCGTGCAAAGGTGCGGGCTTTTGCCGAAAGCGAAATAAAGCCACAGGCTTTTCTGCTGGATAAAGACAACGTCTTTCCGCGTGAAAGCGTAAAGAAAATGGCGCAGCTGGGCCTGATGGGCCTGCCCTACGAGAGCAAATACGGCGGTGCCGGTTTAGATGTCATCAGTTACGCCATTGCAGTAGAGGAACTGTCGCGCGTAGACGGCGGCGCAGGGGTTATTCTTTCTGCGCACACCTCGCTTGGCACATGGCCGATTGCCGCTTTTGGCACAGAAGCACAAAAACAAAAATATCTGGTTCCCCTCTGCCGCGGCAAAAAACTGGGCGCTTTCGGCCTGACTGAGCAGAACGCCGGCAGCGACGCCGGCGGCACCGAAACCACCGCTGTGCTACAGGGTAATCTGTATTTGCTGAACGGCAGCAAAATTTTCATCACCAACGGCGGAGAAGCCGATACTTACGTTGTTTTTGCAGTGACGACCCCCGGCATTGGCGTGCGCGGAATTTCTGCTTTCATTGTCGAAAAGGGCTGGGAAGGCTTCACTTTCGGCGACCACTACGACAAAATGGGCATTCGCTCTTCCGCTACCTGTGAGCTGATTTTCAAGAACGTAAAAGTCCCGAAAGAAAACCTGCTGGGCGCCGAGGGACAGGGCTTTAAGATTGCCATGGAAACACTGGACGGCGGCCGCATCGGCATTGCTGCACAGGCTTTGGGGATCGCACAGGGCGCTTATGAGGCTGCTCTCGCGTACGCAAAACAGCGCGTGCAGTTTGGCAAACCCATCTGTCAGCAGCAATCTATTGCGTTTAAACTGGCAGATATGGCAACAAAGCTGCGCGCCGCGCGCCTTTTGGTTTACAGCGCTGCTGAGCGGAAACAAAACCACGCTTCTTACAGCATGGAAGCCGCCATGGCTAAACAGTACGCCTCTGACAGCGCCCTGGAAATCACCAATGACGCTCTACAGATTTTCGGCGGCAGCGGATACCTGAAAGGCATGGACGTCGAGCGCTTTTACCGCGACGCCAGAATCACCACAATTTATGAGGGCACCAACGAGATTCAGCGCGTGGTGATCGCGTCGCATCTTCTCGGAAAAGCCGCACGCGAAAAGAAACCGGCCGTAAAGCGCGCTGCCCCTGCAGTACCGGTGCCTGCACCAAAGCCCGCCGGAAAAGCCGGCCGCAAATGTATCCTCCTGGAGCAGGGAACCGCGCAGGAACGTGTAGACGCCCTTGCCGCATACTTAAAAACCGAAAACGACTTTTCTGTCGGTAATCCTTTAGATATGCCTATTTCTAAGGCTGACCGTGTCGTCAGCGCAGGCCGAGGCATTGGCGCAAAAGAAAACATGGCGCTGATTGAGGCCCTTGCAACAGCCGCCGGCGCAGCGGTCGGCTGCTCCCGCCCTGTAGCTGAAGCGATGAAGTACCTGCCTGTTGACCGCTTTGTTGGCATGTCTGGCCAAAAGTTCCACGGCAGCCTATACATCGCCTGCGGGATTTCCGGCGCCGGTCAACACCTGAAAGGCATTGAAAATGCGAAAACCGTGGTTGCTATTAACACAGACAGAGAGGCCAATATCTTTAATAACTGTGATTACGGAATTGTGGGCGACGTAAAAGAAATTCTGCCACTTTTGACCAAGGCCCTGGACACCGGCAAGCCCAAAGCAGAGGAGCCGCCGCTGGAAGCCGCAAAACCTGCTGCCATGCCTGCCCCGGTGCACCGCAGAATTTACGTCTGCAGTGGCTGCGGCTATGAATACGACCCACTAAAAGGTGACCCGGAACATGGGATTGCCCCCGGCACTGCTTTCAAAGATCTGCCTGCAGGCTGGACCTGCCCACTCTGTGGTGCTTCACCTGATGAGTTTATTGAAACGGAAATTTGAGTAAAATGA
Proteins encoded in this window:
- a CDS encoding type III pantothenate kinase — encoded protein: MILAVDVGNTNIVLGCLDSQNTYFTARLSTDAKKTSDEYALMIRNLFSLHNIDRHAIEGAIISSVVPQLSLPLQQAICLVTGKTALIVSSGLKTGLNILMENPATLGADLVVDAVAASAKYPKPILVFDMGTATTLSVIDKKGNYIGGMIIPGPVISMNALANHASQLAHIDLEAPPKLIGNNTKDCMRSGAVYGHAAMIDGLIDRAEDEIGMKACVVATGGVAPIIVAQCQHKIHLDNMLMLKGLLLLYQKNTKKTEGRRTAEKH
- a CDS encoding DUF1540 domain-containing protein, which produces MTELQCSVKDCMNNSQSCCCRPDIMVSGKCACGCEQTSCADFRKKGSASAQNSCGCSQPDPQMHVRCEAEKCIYNEQGDCTATDIQVSSTSPQTSGKSETECATFKMK
- a CDS encoding ABC-2 transporter permease, with the translated sequence MRNLLRKEWKLAMHPTAILFLVLSFLLLIPNYPYYVTFFYTCLGIFFICLSGRENQDLLYTMLLPVRKRDIVRSRILTAVTLELLQAVIAVPAAILRNRMPMNNEVGMDANIALFAFSFILMGLFNLFFFTRYYRTPDKIGRHFALASGVVFVYITAAETLTHIVPFFRDELDTKDPQFLPQKLLVLLIGIVAYALLTFAACRKSERSFEKLDLTI
- a CDS encoding NAD-dependent protein deacylase, which translates into the protein MDQIKALQNLLDQSSRVVFFGGAGVSTESGIPDFRSTDGLYHQKYRYPPETMLSHTFYEEHTEEFFNFYRDKMLYPNAKPNAAHKKLAELEQTGKLTAIVTQNIDGLHQAAGSKQVYELHGSVLRNYCQRCHKFYPMETIQNSTGIPRCSCGGIIKPDVVLYEESLNEDVVEGAVQAILQADMLIVAGTSLVVYPAAGLIRYYRGDRLVLINKSKTAADDAANLVVHASVGEVLSQLHA
- a CDS encoding ABC transporter ATP-binding protein, encoding MSETVLRVTGLCKRYPHFSLDHVSFSLPVGSISGFIGRNGAGKSTTLKSLLNLVHPEAGSIQFFGKDFSANELEIKQQISFVSGGISYYPRKKLKTITAVNRRFYKNWDEAAYQHCLQAFSLLEDKTPAELSEGMKVKYALTLALSHHAQLLILDEPTSGLDPVSREDLLELFLQLARQEHVTILFSTHITSDLDKCADNIIYIRNGKIIENGPMDTFLKAYQQVTTSEKPAAGVVIGARENRSGWTGLIRRGSAVPAGATVSDADLEAIMVHLEKES
- a CDS encoding Rrf2 family transcriptional regulator, with the protein product MLVTREMDYAVRTLRALFRSERLSAKQIAAREHMQPSITYKTLHRLTKAGLVKSYRGSDGGYSLCDSSEKLTLYDVFRALQEDLFLTPCLQPGDTCENNTNGSCRVHREYQRIQHLIIEELQQKPLRELLQE
- a CDS encoding acyl-CoA dehydrogenase family protein, which produces MFYQTTEAQEGLRAKVRAFAESEIKPQAFLLDKDNVFPRESVKKMAQLGLMGLPYESKYGGAGLDVISYAIAVEELSRVDGGAGVILSAHTSLGTWPIAAFGTEAQKQKYLVPLCRGKKLGAFGLTEQNAGSDAGGTETTAVLQGNLYLLNGSKIFITNGGEADTYVVFAVTTPGIGVRGISAFIVEKGWEGFTFGDHYDKMGIRSSATCELIFKNVKVPKENLLGAEGQGFKIAMETLDGGRIGIAAQALGIAQGAYEAALAYAKQRVQFGKPICQQQSIAFKLADMATKLRAARLLVYSAAERKQNHASYSMEAAMAKQYASDSALEITNDALQIFGGSGYLKGMDVERFYRDARITTIYEGTNEIQRVVIASHLLGKAAREKKPAVKRAAPAVPVPAPKPAGKAGRKCILLEQGTAQERVDALAAYLKTENDFSVGNPLDMPISKADRVVSAGRGIGAKENMALIEALATAAGAAVGCSRPVAEAMKYLPVDRFVGMSGQKFHGSLYIACGISGAGQHLKGIENAKTVVAINTDREANIFNNCDYGIVGDVKEILPLLTKALDTGKPKAEEPPLEAAKPAAMPAPVHRRIYVCSGCGYEYDPLKGDPEHGIAPGTAFKDLPAGWTCPLCGASPDEFIETEI
- a CDS encoding AbrB/MazE/SpoVT family DNA-binding domain-containing protein yields the protein MKARPRKGKLAATVKVGEKGQIVIPKAMRDLLQIEPGDTLLVLADKKRGMAISNDTIVFDRFTDILSNDKEASDE
- a CDS encoding ECF transporter S component, whose product is MKKNAKYYKFVLMALFAAITLIMGFTPLGFIPLPFIKLTIIHIPVILGSVLLGPQYGAALGALFGLTSLVNNTMMPALTSFTFSPFIPLPGTTHGTPLALLICFLPRILVGIFPYYVFQGMEKLLKGRDHHVASLAVSGVVGALTNTVFVMGLIYFFFCDAYAAAKGIAPQAVPGIIMGVVSFNGVIEAVAAGILVSAIGKVLLRFAQPEMLGRRAPVHGKG
- the coaBC gene encoding bifunctional phosphopantothenoylcysteine decarboxylase/phosphopantothenate--cysteine ligase CoaBC, encoding MLLQNKTILLGVTGSIAAYKAAALASRLTQQGAAVHTLLTKNGAQFVGPVTFEGVTGQKCVVDTFDRTFQYSVEHIALAKQADLVLIAPATANVIAKLANGLADDMLTTTVLACRCPKMIAPAMNTGMYENPVTQDNLKKLQHYGWKIIAPACGRLACGDVGAGKFPEPADILQDVLQVLAEEKDMAGLHVLVTAGPTQEALDPVRYLTNHSTGKMGYELARSAARRGADVTLVSGPTSLAAPTGVRLVPVCSAQEMFSAVTAAAPQQDLLAFAAAVADYRPQKTATDKIKKGTGVLTSLPLTATPDILQYIGEHRRPGQLLCGFSMETRDLVENSRKKLVKKHADMIAANNLKVKGAGFGTSTNVMTLITTDHTEELPLLSKYETAGRIWSTLLQMRRT